One Plasmodium berghei ANKA genome assembly, chromosome: 13 genomic region harbors:
- a CDS encoding serine/threonine protein kinase, putative translates to MGVALSKRKNNPDKNLKNDSSENKRQKKNDEHDSNLEFIKKYKIINKIGDGNFSKVFCCRGENKKKCAMKLMCCPLKKTSHYNCFKRELFIMKTINNKHPYIVKILDYHEKIWKKYYIVKLILEYCEGGNLFEYIKINGSCTHSEARVIIIKLAKTIQYINSLKIMHRDIKPENILLRTKDNIKSVVLSDFGLAKITPSNQSVVKSRSVCGSDFYLAPEIIKNKEYGIKIDIWSLGVLIFFIITGKVPFTGKNANELYNNILKANIPELLSKEKSLNIQPGLKNLLENILVHDPEKRFSCSDILNHRWIRGTLTSCEFKIFNSASYIKKLKLDKKKSLPDESKENQIINKSFEKEKDSIANMKKKYTFFLKKITN, encoded by the exons atgggGGTTGCATTAAGCAAAAGAAAGAATAATCCAG ataaaaatcttaaaaatgattcatcggaaaataaaaggcaaaagaaaaatgatGAGCATGACTCTAATTTggaatttataaaaaaatacaaaataataaacaagaTTGGAGA TGGGAATTTCTCAAAAGTATTTTGTTGCCGGggggaaaataaaaaaaaatgcgcTATGAAG tTAATGTGCTGCCCCTTAAAGAAAACTTCACATTATAACTGCTTCAAGCgtgaattatttataatgaaaacaataaataataagcaTCCATATATTGTTAAAATTCTTGATTATCATGAAAAGATTTGGAAAa aatattatatagtCAAATTAATTTTAGAATATTGCGAAGGAggaaatttatttgaatatataaaaataaatggaaGTTGTACTCATTCTGAAGCTAGAGTTATCATAATTAAACTAGCCAAAActatacaatatataaactctttaaaaattatgcacAGAGATATTAAAcctgaaaatattttactaaGAACtaaagataatataaaaagtgtAGTTCTATCCGATTTTGGGTTAGCTAAAATTACACCTTCAAATCAGTCTGTCGTTAAAAGTAGATCTGTGTGTGGAAGCGATTTTTACCTAGCTCcagaaattataaaaaataaagaatatgGAATAAAA ATTGATATTTGGAGTTTAGgagttttaattttttttataataactGGAAAAGTACCCTTTACAGGCAAAAATGCAAATGAgctatataataatattcttaAAGCAAATATTCCTGAATT attaTCCAAGGAAAAATCATTGAACATACAACCGGggttaaaaaatttattagaaAACATTTTAGTGCATGATCCAGAAAAACGATTTAGC TGTTCAGATATTTTAAACCATCGGTGGATTAGAGGAACTCTTACAAGTTgtgaatttaaaatttttaattcggcttcatatataaa GAAATTAAAGttagacaaaaaaaaaagtttacCTGATGAGTCAAAAGAAAaccaaataataaacaaatcgtttgaaaaagaaaaggaTTCCATTGcaaatatgaaaaagaaatatacttttttcttaaaaaaaattacaaattag
- a CDS encoding signal recognition particle subunit SRP54, putative, with product MVLTELGAQLTNALQKIQAAPVADDNIIEECLKEIIRALILADINVIYLKDIKSNIKKNIEKNAAAYGNNKKRLVQKYVVEELIKLLEGKKESYVPKKGDRNVILFVGLQGSGKTTTCTKYAHYYQKKGFKTALICADTFRAGAFDQLKQNAAKVKIPFYGSYSEVDPVKIATDGVNAFLKDKYDLIIVDSSGRHKQENDLFEEMKQVESSIKPEEIVFVIDSHIGQSCHDQAMAFKNSVKVGSIIITKIDGHAKGGGALSAVSAIGCPITFIGTGEHVNDFEKFEAKSFVSRLLGLGDIDGLVSTLKEVIDIEKQPQLINRIAKGKFVLRDMYDQFQNVFKMGSLSKVMSMIPGFGTNLISKGTEKEGIDKIKKYMVIMDSMTNEELDCVKPLNDSRCIRICKGSGTKLSDIKELLEQFKFLQKMVLKMGKLGLRDNNMGNLMRNQKQFMSKMNNIMDPNMFNNMGGANNMVNMLKELTKMDDFGGVMSNMMKQMGMKK from the coding sequence atggTTCTTACTGAACTCGGGGCGCAGCTTACAAATGCGCTTCAAAAAATTCAAGCAGCGCCAGTTGCAgatgataatattattgaagaatgtttaaaagaaattataCGAGCTTTAATTTTAGCAGACATTAATGTGATTTATCtgaaagatataaaaagtaatataaagaaaaatattgaaaagaATGCTGCGGCATatggtaataataaaaaaagattagttcaaaaatatgtagtagaagaattaattaaattattagaaggaaaaaaagaatCTTATGTTCCAAAAAAGGGAGATAGAAatgtaatattatttgtggGTTTACAAGGAAGTGGTAAAACAACTACATGTACAAAATATGCgcattattatcaaaaaaaaggatTTAAAACTGCTTTGATTTGTGCTGACACATTTAGAGCAGGAGCTTTTGATcaattaaaacaaaatgcagcaaaagtaaaaatacCGTTTTATGGTAGTTATTCTGAAGTTGACCCAGTAAAAATAGCAACAGATGGTGTAAatgcatttttaaaagataaataCGATTTAATAATTGTTGACAGTTCAGGAAGACATAAACAAgaaaatgatttatttgaaGAAATGAAACAAGTAGAAAGTTCTATAAAACCAGAAGAAATTGTATTTGTTATTGATAGTCATATAGGTCAAAGTTGTCATGATCAAGCTATGgcatttaaaaattctgTAAAAGTAGgaagtattattattacaaaaattgATGGCCATGCTAAAGGAGGCGGTGCATTATCAGCAGTCTCTGCTATTGGCTGTCCTATAACATTTATAGGTACAGGGGAACATGTAAAtgattttgaaaaattcgAAGCAAAATCATTTGTATCACGATTACTAGGATTAGGTGATATTGATGGATTAGTATCCACTTTAAAAGAAGTTATAGATATTGAAAAACAACCACAATTAATAAATCGAATTGCAAAAGGGAAATTTGTTTTAAGAGATATGTATGATCAGTTTCaaaatgtatttaaaaTGGGAAGTCTTAGTAAAGTTATGTCTATGATACCAGGATTTGGTACTAATCTAATTAGCAAGGGAACTGAAAAAGAAGGtatagataaaataaaaaaatatatggtTATTATGGATTCAATGACTAATGAAGAATTGGATTGTGTCAAACCACTTAATGATAGTAGATGTATACGTATTTGTAAAGGTTCGGGAACAAAACTTTCAGatataaaagaattatTAGAACAATTTAAATTCTTGCAAAAAATGGTATTAAAAATGGGAAAATTAGGATTAagagataataatatgggAAATTTAATGAGAAATCAAAAACAATTTATGAgcaaaatgaataatattatggatcctaatatgtttaataaTATGGGGGGCGCTAACAATATGGTTAATATGTTAAAGGAACTTACAAAAATGGATGATTTTGGTGGGGTCATGTCAAATATGATGAAACAAATGGGTATGAAGAAATGA